TGATATTGTTTGTTGGTAGTAGAATTATATTCTTTGCCACCTGGATGTTGTTTCACCAATTCATTCCAGCCAGGAAGTTCTCTCAATTTATCTATATCCGAGATTTCATAATTGAGGGTGACTGAATAACCGCGCAACAAATCGTAAGGATCTACAGGTACTGTTTGCAAAATCAGCGTTTTACCAGTCACTAATGTGTAAATCGATTGGGCTGGTACTGCTAAGATTAATCCTGCTTGAATTACCAGGGGAACAACAAATCGCCACCAGGCTATGGGCTTGATTGAAGATTCTGTTTGTAACCCTAATAGTTGGTTAGTTTCCATAAAATCTCATGTTTAAAATAATAGGACTTACGCAACCTCTCAAACTCTTACTCTCTGCGTCTGGGCGCCTCTGCGTCTAAAGTTACTTGCTAACTCCGGAACTACCGCTGATTCCCATTACTTGTTGTAGTTCCTAATGATGCTACATAGCGTTCAAACCATAGTCCCGCAACAATTACAACCACACCACACAAGACAAAAACAAGGGATTTTAAGAGTAAGCTGGTGTCATACTCCAGCATTCGCGTCATAATTTGTAGAGTTAATAATACCATACCACACCAAAAGCCGCGTCTTTTTCCTAACTCTAGGGCTTCCAGAATCACTCCGAAACTGAACACTGCCAAAAGGACGTTAAAAGCGATGATGGGAATGATCGCAATGGGGGTGATGGCTTGATGGAGGAAGATAATTACAGCGGTGGTGACAATTAAGCCAGCAATGACTATAGTCTTAATATCCATCCCCCTGGCTTCTCGGTTGCGGGTTTGGCGTAGCAAATGCCACCATTGCCATAGGGCTACAACGGCGAATATACTTACATCGATCAAGGGAAGCCAGGTTGCTAGGGGACTGCTGGCGAATCTTGTTTGATAATCAGAAGAGCGAGTTTCCCACAACCAACGGTAAGACAGTAGATAAAACGTGATGCTGAAAACCACTGAGGCTAAAGCCCGTGCAAAAGGCTGAAACAACCTAGAAGTGATTTGCCCAAACAGCAAGTCATCATAACTCCATAATAATGCTGGGGGAATAGTGAAAGTGGCTATAACCAGCCAGGAGGGAGCATCTCTATATTGCAGGACTTCTAAGGATCTAAACTGGAATTGCCATGAGATGATAAATGCGATCGCGGCTATTCTAAAAATCCACCGGGAACGACACCAGTAAGCTAGGGGGACAAACAGTAATCCTGAGACTAGGGGTAGATGTTCCATTACTAGCTTTGTCCAGTTAAATTCATCTAGTCCCACCGACCAACCAAAGGAGGATGATGTGGAATAGCCTATCATCAATAATATCAGAGACAGCAGACCCAAGGAACTTAACCGCAAACTGTACGCCATGAGCAAAACAGCTAATCCCCAAGCTACAAACAGTTCGTAAATTGAACCGCTAATATGAAATATCTGCGACGACAGCGCCATATTTGCGCCTATTGTCAACGCTCCTAAAATTAGCAAGCCTTCTCCCAAAATATGTTGGCGGCGTTTTTGGCTATTGGAGGCAATATTATTACTTCTAGGTTGTTTCCACAAGCTAAAGCCAGCAATATTTGTGACTAGGAATATACTTAATAATAGTGTTAACTTAACTTCCCTGCTTAAAGCTTGCCAGTTTGCTGCGACAAAAGTAATAACACCTAAGCCTAATAATATGACTCCGACTGCAATCAGAATAAAAACGAACCGTTCACGAGCAGCGGTTTCTAGATAATTAAATTGATAGCGTTGGGCGAGTTGCTGGTATAATTCCTCATCAATAATACCTTCGTCTTGCCATATTCGTGCTTCTTGTCGCAACTGGCGGCGAAAATTATCAAATAACATCACATTTTCCGGGTAGGTATAGAGGAAGACATGGAATCAGATAGTCATTGATGAAAGGGAACAGGGAAATAAGCACATTAATAATAGACCTCTTGCAGAATTAATTTTGTGTTAAAATAGGCGCTTGCCTTTGTTTTAGCCAAAAGTTAGAGTTACATGGTGATGCTTGAATTAGCGATGCCTTCTCTACGAGACTCTCCGCGAACGGCGAGTGTAGCTATCGCCAAGAACACCAAACATATCTAAAACCCTCAATTATACCATAGAAACAATTTTGCAATAGGTCTAATCCTAGAGTGCGTGACGCTTCGATAAATATTGAACGCCAGGACTTGTGGCGTCACGCACCATTCTTTAAATGTGATACATAATTGACATACTCCCTGATCTGAAAGTTCAGGGATTCTGGATTCAAACAGCAATAGCAGGCATAGCCCGTCTTACATCACCTAGCCCGACAGACAATGCCCTGCCTGTTGCCACTATTTTACCAAAAAGCCGTCCTAGAAGGACGGGGCTTTAGACCCAGTTTTTTTGGTAAGTAAGTCTTGGCTAAAATTAATTAGATATCGAAAGTGTTGCTTTTGTCAAGCAAAATTATACACACAAATTGAGAATTCGTTGCTGACTACCGCTGTCCTAGATTTTAAAACTTATTAAAACAGAATTCTGGTATAGATTGGAGATAGACACGCCGCTGGAAAAACTGAGCAACAGAGAGTTATGGTTTTAAAGAGCAAAAATCCAGTCGTCTTCGCCTTAATTTTGAAAAGCGCCCTTGTCTTTTCGCCCTTGTTGTTGTCTGCTGGGATGAGTAGTGGACAAACTCCGCCAGTTTCCCCCCTGGTGACTTCTACTACGGTAATCTCGAATCGGGAACGGGAAGAATTGGGACGACTGCGAGAAGAAAAGCGCATCCGCGAGCAAGTACAAACTGATTTTGATCGCGCTTTCGGTCGGACAACGATGTTACTCAATGTCTGGCTCGTGATATTAAGTTTATTTCCTGTGGCTGTAATTGCTTTATTTTGGTTATTACGCCGTGTCGCGATTCGGGAAATTGTTGATCGAGCAATGGAACAGCTACAGGGGCTAGAAAATTTACAAAATCAGCTAACTCTGGTTAAGCAAGATGCTGAAAATGCTATTCAAGAGGTGAGAAACATCTCCCATGAATTAGAAACCGAAGCGAATTTACTGCAAGAAAAGTTAAAAACTGAGCAGCAAAATATATCTACACTGACATCTGAGTTATCCCAATCTAAGGAGAATATCAGCCGACAATTAGAAACAGAAATTAGAAATATTCAAAATAATATATTAAATTTAGAAGCGCAATTTAAATCTCAACTAGCTGAATACGAGTTAAATGCTGAAGAACAAAGGAATTTAACCGTCAGCAATCTGGGTAAATTAGCAGCGCAATTTAAATCTCAACTGTCTGAATACGAGTCAACTGCTGAACAAGAAATTGATAGTCTGGAAAAATCCAGGTCTGAATTTAGTTATCAACTTTCACAATTTCAGGGAGATGCTCAACAGAAAAAGGATACAGTTGTAGGAAATTTAGAAAAATTGCAGAGGGAATTTGCTACACAACTTTCTCAATTACAGGTAGATGCTCAACAACGCCAAGAGATAACGCTGTTAAATCTCGGAGAATTAGCGGCTTTATTTAAATCACAAATATCTGGGTTACAAGCTGAGACCGAACAAGAAAAGGATAACATTATTAAAGATTTAGGTAGATTACAGTCACAATTTGCGATGCAATTATCAGAATTACAAATAGATGCTCAACAACGCAAAGAGCTAATTATTGAAGATTTAGAAAAATTTGGTTCTGAGTTTACATCCCAATTTTCTGAATTGCAATTACATGCTCAACAACAAAAAATTAAAATTCTGGAAAAATTAGAAAAATTAGAGACAGAATTTGTATCCCATCTCTCGGATTTACAAATAGATGCTCAACAACGAAGTGATGAAATTGTTCAAGAACTGGCGGAAATTACATCTACATCGATGCGGGAGGATGTAACCCCTGAAGTTGTTGAAAAAATAGCCGAATCCCCACTGGTGGAAGTCACTGCTGATGATTATGTCAATCAGGGAGATATGCTATTCTCGCAAAAGCGCTATGAAGAAGCGATCGCCGTTTATAACAAAGCCGTTAAAATCCAGCCTAATCTACCTGTTGCTTGGTTAAAACGGGGCTTAAGTCTGGTAAGATTGCAACGCTACAAAGAGGCGATCGCATCCTATGACCAGGCTATTCAAATTAAACCAGATTATCATCAAGCTTGGTGCGATCGCGGTGTAGCTTTCGGTAATTTAGGAAAACATCAAGAAGCTTTTGCTGCTTTCGATCAAGCCAGCCAAATTAAACCTGATGATGCCGTTGCTTGGTTAAATCGTGGTCTGTCTCTGCTAGAATTAGAACGATATGAAGAGGCAATAGACTCCTTTGACCAAGCGCTGCAATTCCAACCAGAATCGGCGAAAATCTGGGATAAACGAGGCTATACCTTAGTTCGCTTGGGGCGCGATGAAGAGGCGATCGCTAGTTTTGAGAAAACACTAGAAATTAATCCAAAACATGCCAGCGCCTATTATAACACAGCCGCCTGTTATGCACTGCAAAAACAAGTTGAATTAGCTTTAAAAAATCTGCGACAGGCAATTAACCTGAATCCCAGATACAAAGACGAAGCAGCAACTGATATAGATTTCGATGATATTGCTGCTGATCCGCTCTTCCTACAGTTGATTGCTTCCGACACCTAATTACTTGAGAGGATGTTTTAAAAGTCCTTAGTGATGTATCTGACAGATTTATATCCGCCATTATCCCCCTTAAAAAGGGCGACTTTGATTCCAGTTCCCCCCTTCTTAAGGGGGGCTAGGAGGGATCTATTAGTGCAAAGATACAGGCTACCACTTTTCAAACAACCTCTGAGCAAAGCCTTCGACAATGACACAGTTGCATTGTTTAGCAGTGTGTCATTGTCTTGAAAAAAGAATATAACTTAATCGAATAGAGTTCATCTACCTAGAGACATATTTTTTCAAATTCCCCAATTGATGCTGAATCCGACATTAGTACCTGCGGGGTCTGCTGTTACCGTTCCTAAGCCACTTCGTCCAATTGCATTACCAGCAAACAGGTCAAATCCTAATCCCGAATTTGGTAAATACCGCAAGCCAGTACTCCAAATACCTGTTTTTCCTTCAAAGATCGGCGTAAATTCGCCAATCAATTGCAACTTATCCCCGATAGCTTGGTTAATTCCAATTCCCACCCCACTGCGGGTAGTTTTGCCAAAAAATCCTCCCTTGGGATTCATAAATATCGCAGTTTGGGGACTGAATTGATAGGTGATAGGTAACTCTGTATACACAGAACCGACGATACCACCTCCTTGCAAAGCTGTGTCGCTGATTCCTGCTAATTTAAAACCAAGGGTGACAAGATCGCCTCGTGCTTGATCTAAAAACTTCAGTTTGATCGCACCGCCAATTTTGACTCCAGGCCCTGATATATCTTGAATAGAAAAGCGTCCGCTTGATGCAAATTGATCAACAATCAGTTCAAACTGTGCATCATTTGTCAAGCCATAGGCTAGGGCGAAACTAGAACCACCATGTGTCTGTAGTCCTCCTCTAACTTGGAATTTGCTGGTTTGGAGAGTGTTAGCACTCGCAAGTGTCAATCCATCAAAAAGCAATGTGCGGTCGCGGTCAGATAATGGTGCTTGGGGACTATCAGTAAAATTTGCTGCATACCCTTGTCCAAAATCAAAAACATGCTTAAAGCGAATTCCCAACAATAAATCATTTCCATCAGGAATAAACGCCAATAAGCCTGTGGTTGGTGTCGCACCATAACTGTTGGTAGCGTAAAGTTCGGCGGCCATTCTGGGATTCAGGGCGTAATCTACACCAAAAGTCCACAATAACTTGCGATAGATAGAGGCGTCTTTGGAACTATAAGCATTGCCTCCCGGTCCCAAGGGTGCTTGAATATTAGCAAATAAGTTGACTCTTTTTGTGGTTTGCCAGCTAAATCCTGTACCAATGTTGAAAAAAGTCCCAAAAAAATCCCCTCCCTCAATTTTATCAGGAAAGAACACAACTCCAGGAGTGAAATGCAGTTGCAGACTTGGAGATGCTTTATAGGTAGTGGGGAAATGTAAAGCGCCGACGGGATTAACGGCTAAAAATGATTTATTGGGGCTATTGTTAAAAATTTTACCATTACCAGATACGTTCAATAACTGCGCTGTGCCTGCAACACCTACAGACCAACGATTTTCGTTGATTAATCGATATTTTAATTTAGTTCCATAACTTACAGTTGTAAAGTCAACACACTCACTTCTGACGGAGCATCGTATATAATCATCGAATATATCACCTGTGAAACCTATCTGCAGATTGTCTGTTACTCCCCAGTCAAAACTCAACTGATAGGTTTCCAAACCTGTCCCCGAAACAGAATCATCCGTTGGTAGAACTTGTAGCCAACCCGCTTCCGCCTGAAATGCACCCTTTGGTAGCTGATTGGCTGTTTCTAAATTATGTAATTGGGTTGGTGGTTGTTGCAATGGGGAAAGCGGTCTGTCTGATTCTACCTTGGTGGGAGTGCTACCAGGCGATGGTTGTTGTACTATTTTTTTGGCGGTTTCCGAAGTAACAACTAGCGGCGCCTCTGTCTGCAAATCTTTGGCTTGAGTACTCACAGGCGATCGCTGTTGCAAAACTTCTGGAATTACCGGTTCCTCAGCAGAAACTAACTCCACCCCCTCAGATGCATAACTTAGACTCCCAAAGGCGATAGAAAGCAAAGCACAGGAAATGATTTTGATTGTATGCATATTTTTTTCTGGGGCGATCGCTCTAATCCCTGATTTTGTATAAGAAGCTACTATTAACTGAAAACTATGAAAACCTCGGACAGACTCGTTTAAGCTTGTAGTGCCTCAATAAGTTCAGTTAATATACCTATAAAACTTTTGATTTATCAAAAGCTCAAGGTGACAATTTCCATCAAAGCGATCAGGAAGTTTCTTTGACAAATGACAACTGACTAATTACTGATGACCAATCTCAGCCGCTTGATGAAGCTGACATTGGCGACACAAACCAAAAAACTCAAGAGTGTGGTAAAAAATTTTAAACTTATGTCTGTCCTGTAACTGGTCTTCCAGGTCATGGACAGGACATTGATTAATCGGAATTGAGACACCACATTGCAGGCAAGTGAGGTGGTGTTTATCTTGTTGCGATAGGCTATAGAGGGCTTCACCATTAGCCAAAGTCCTTACCTGCACCAGTCCTTCCATTTTTAAGGCTTCCAAGGAGCGGTACACTGTTGCTAAACCCATGCTCTGATTCCGATTACGCAATTCAACGTAAATATCCTGGGCGGAAATGCCTTGTTTAATGGTTTTCAGCAGGTTCAAAATCCGCTCTTGACTGCGGGTGCGTATGGCTCTCATAGGCAATGATTTAAATTCCCATGTTTGAAGGATAAGGGTTTGGAACTGTTTCTTAGTATATTGTCTTATAAATAGGACTTACGCACTAGGCTATTTGTGGAGATCGGGCAAGTGGGCATTGGACATTGGTTAATTTTTCGCTCCCTATGTCCCATACCCTATATCCAACCCAAACCCCAATACAGTTCAGTCGTAGGGGCACGGCACGAATAAAATTGTCATTATGAAGAAAAGATTTTGGATGCCGTGCCCCTACACTGTATACCATTTGAGTCTAAATGAACTGTATTGACCCAAACCCTTGATTTAGAGTTGCTCATGCGTCAGTCCCAATAAATTAACTTTAACTGTTTCCTGATTTTATTTTCACTTAGTTGGAACAGAAAGTTATAATATAGCGATCGCAGCATTCAGCAAAAGCCCGTGCAAAGGAAGTATTTAGCCAAAATTTTCGTCACTCTTCGTCCTTCAGTTTTAGACCCTGCTGGTGTAGCTGTACAATCTGGTCTAGTGCAGCTCGGATACGACAACGTAGAGCAGGTGAGGATTGGTAAGTACATTGAATTGACCATCATCTCGACTGATGAAACCAAAGCCCGTCAAAACCTCAATAGCATCTGTGACCAAATGTTAGCAAATCCGGTAATTGAAAATTATCGCTTTGATTTGATTGAAGTCGAAACACAGACCGGCGTGTTTTGATGGTTGACGGTTAACTGTTGACAAATGACAAATGACAACTGACAAATGACAAAATTCGGCGTTTTGGTTTTTCCAGGTTCTAATTGTGATCGCGATGTTGCTTATGTTACCAGAGACTTGCTGGAGCAACCAACTCGCATGATTTGGCATCAAGAAACGGACATTGCTGATGTGGATGTGGTGGTCATCCCTGGTGGCTTTAGTTACGGGGATTATCTCCGCTGTGGTGCGATCGCTCGATTTTCGCCTGTGATGCAGCAGGTGATCGGACATGCCCAAAAGGGTAAATTTGTCATCGGTATTTGTAACGGATTTCAGGTATTAACTGAAGCGGGACTATTACCAGGAGCATTAACGAGAAATCGGGATTTGCATTTTATCTGCGATCGCCTCCCCCTCAAAGTCGAGCGTACCAATCTCCCTTGGACACAAGCTTATAGCACTGGTGAAATTATCACAGTGCCCATAGCCCACGGAGAAGGACGATTTTACGCTGATGCAGTCACTCTTACAGAAATTGAAGATCACGAGCAAGTTGTATTTCGCTATGAGGGGGATAACCCCAATGGCTCACTCAACAACATAGCAGGCATTTGTAACCGTCAAGGCAATGTTTTAGGAATGATGCCCCACCCAGAGAGAGCGTCTGATACAATATTAGGCGGTAGCGACGGCTTGAGGTTGTTCCAGGGTTTATTAGAAATTTGGGTCTAAAACCCCCTCCTTCTAGGGCGGCTATGAACACTTTGAGAATCGGAATCAGTACCGTGGCAATACTACGTAGGTTTTGCCCGAAATTCCGCTCTGATAGGACTTATGCATTGACAAAAAACACAAAATATGTGGCTCCAAAAAACCGGAGATGTTGTAGGGGTTTAGCATTGCTAAACCCCTAAAACGTGGGTCTGTTTACCATTAAAGTAATAATTAATCAAAGCCTGAAACCAATACAGTTCAGTTAAGGAAAATTGTCGTAGGGGCACGGCACGAATAAAATTGTCATTAGAAGAAAAGATTTTGGATGCCGTGCCCCTACACTGTATACCACTGGAGTCTAACTGAACTGTATTGAGCCTGAAACAACGTATTTTGGTAAAATCATACCATGCCAAATTTGTACAGTGCGTAAGTCCTATCTGCAATAAATTGATTGCTAATACCTAAAGTAGCGGATCTAGGCCTTGCGCCCCTATAAAGCTTACTGGGTAATCTTCTAACCCATTTGAACTGGTAAAATGCTATGATTTGAATTACCCCTGACGGGAAATCAGCCATGCAAAACACAGAAACAACCTTAAAACTTCGCCTGTGGACAGTTGAAGAATACCATCGGATGGCGGAGGCTGGGATTTTTGGTGGTGATGAACGAGTGGAACTGTTAGCAGGAAAGATAATTTGGATGAGTGCTAAAGGAACAGCCCATCGGTCAGCCGTCGCGAGGACAGATAGATTACTGCAAAATAGTTTAAGGAATCTAGCTCTGATATGTGTTCAAGACCCAGTAAAGTTAAATGAACGGTCTGAACCAGAACCGGATATTGCTGTGGTAAAAGTAGACCCCCTGGACTATGCAGACCATCATCCTACACCTGGGGAAATTTATCTAATTATTGAAGTAGCAGATAGCAGTTTGAAAGTAGATTGTGAAACTAAAGCTCAAGCTTATTCCCAAGCAGGAATTAGAGATTATTGGGTATTAGATGTGGTTAATCGTCAACTACATATCTTCCGAGAACCCACTGAAGATGGTTATCAAAATGAAATTATTTTGGGTGAAAATGGGACTATTTCGCCGCTACAGTTTCCTGATTTGCAGATTGCGATATTTGATATGCTACCACTAAACCTAAACTAGCCCACCTTAAAAGTAGGGTTACAGGGGGCGTCAAAATGCTAGGATTTGAATTACCCCTGACGGGAAATCAGCCATGCAAAACACAGAAACAACCTTAAAACTTCGCCTGTGGACAGTTGACGAATACCATCGGATGGCGGAGGCTGGGATTTTTGGTGGTGATGAACGAGTGGAACTGTTAACAGGAAAGATAATTTGGATGAGTGCTAAAGGAACAGCCCATCGGTCAGCCGTCGGGAGGACAGATTATTTACTGAAAAATCGGTTAGGAGATCGGGCCTGGGTATCCATTCAAGACCCAGTAAAGTTAAATGAACGCTCTGAACCAGAACCGGATATTGCTGTGGTAAAAGTAGACCCCCTGGACTATGCAGACCATCATCCTACACCTGGGGAAATTTATCTAATTATTGAAGTAGCAGATAGCAGTTTGAAAGTAGATTGTGAAACTAAAGCTCAAGCTTATTCCCAAGCAGGAATTAGAGATTATTGGGTATTAGATGTGGTTAATCGTCAACTACATATCTTCCGAGAACCCACTGAAGATGGTTATCAAAATGAAATGATTTTGGGTGAAAATGGGAC
The Gloeotrichia echinulata CP02 DNA segment above includes these coding regions:
- a CDS encoding DUF2157 domain-containing protein, encoding MLFDNFRRQLRQEARIWQDEGIIDEELYQQLAQRYQFNYLETAARERFVFILIAVGVILLGLGVITFVAANWQALSREVKLTLLLSIFLVTNIAGFSLWKQPRSNNIASNSQKRRQHILGEGLLILGALTIGANMALSSQIFHISGSIYELFVAWGLAVLLMAYSLRLSSLGLLSLILLMIGYSTSSSFGWSVGLDEFNWTKLVMEHLPLVSGLLFVPLAYWCRSRWIFRIAAIAFIISWQFQFRSLEVLQYRDAPSWLVIATFTIPPALLWSYDDLLFGQITSRLFQPFARALASVVFSITFYLLSYRWLWETRSSDYQTRFASSPLATWLPLIDVSIFAVVALWQWWHLLRQTRNREARGMDIKTIVIAGLIVTTAVIIFLHQAITPIAIIPIIAFNVLLAVFSFGVILEALELGKRRGFWCGMVLLTLQIMTRMLEYDTSLLLKSLVFVLCGVVVIVAGLWFERYVASLGTTTSNGNQR
- a CDS encoding tetratricopeptide repeat protein, with protein sequence MVLKSKNPVVFALILKSALVFSPLLLSAGMSSGQTPPVSPLVTSTTVISNREREELGRLREEKRIREQVQTDFDRAFGRTTMLLNVWLVILSLFPVAVIALFWLLRRVAIREIVDRAMEQLQGLENLQNQLTLVKQDAENAIQEVRNISHELETEANLLQEKLKTEQQNISTLTSELSQSKENISRQLETEIRNIQNNILNLEAQFKSQLAEYELNAEEQRNLTVSNLGKLAAQFKSQLSEYESTAEQEIDSLEKSRSEFSYQLSQFQGDAQQKKDTVVGNLEKLQREFATQLSQLQVDAQQRQEITLLNLGELAALFKSQISGLQAETEQEKDNIIKDLGRLQSQFAMQLSELQIDAQQRKELIIEDLEKFGSEFTSQFSELQLHAQQQKIKILEKLEKLETEFVSHLSDLQIDAQQRSDEIVQELAEITSTSMREDVTPEVVEKIAESPLVEVTADDYVNQGDMLFSQKRYEEAIAVYNKAVKIQPNLPVAWLKRGLSLVRLQRYKEAIASYDQAIQIKPDYHQAWCDRGVAFGNLGKHQEAFAAFDQASQIKPDDAVAWLNRGLSLLELERYEEAIDSFDQALQFQPESAKIWDKRGYTLVRLGRDEEAIASFEKTLEINPKHASAYYNTAACYALQKQVELALKNLRQAINLNPRYKDEAATDIDFDDIAADPLFLQLIASDT
- a CDS encoding porin produces the protein MHTIKIISCALLSIAFGSLSYASEGVELVSAEEPVIPEVLQQRSPVSTQAKDLQTEAPLVVTSETAKKIVQQPSPGSTPTKVESDRPLSPLQQPPTQLHNLETANQLPKGAFQAEAGWLQVLPTDDSVSGTGLETYQLSFDWGVTDNLQIGFTGDIFDDYIRCSVRSECVDFTTVSYGTKLKYRLINENRWSVGVAGTAQLLNVSGNGKIFNNSPNKSFLAVNPVGALHFPTTYKASPSLQLHFTPGVVFFPDKIEGGDFFGTFFNIGTGFSWQTTKRVNLFANIQAPLGPGGNAYSSKDASIYRKLLWTFGVDYALNPRMAAELYATNSYGATPTTGLLAFIPDGNDLLLGIRFKHVFDFGQGYAANFTDSPQAPLSDRDRTLLFDGLTLASANTLQTSKFQVRGGLQTHGGSSFALAYGLTNDAQFELIVDQFASSGRFSIQDISGPGVKIGGAIKLKFLDQARGDLVTLGFKLAGISDTALQGGGIVGSVYTELPITYQFSPQTAIFMNPKGGFFGKTTRSGVGIGINQAIGDKLQLIGEFTPIFEGKTGIWSTGLRYLPNSGLGFDLFAGNAIGRSGLGTVTADPAGTNVGFSINWGI
- a CDS encoding Fur family transcriptional regulator → MRAIRTRSQERILNLLKTIKQGISAQDIYVELRNRNQSMGLATVYRSLEALKMEGLVQVRTLANGEALYSLSQQDKHHLTCLQCGVSIPINQCPVHDLEDQLQDRHKFKIFYHTLEFFGLCRQCQLHQAAEIGHQ
- the purS gene encoding phosphoribosylformylglycinamidine synthase subunit PurS, which gives rise to MQRKYLAKIFVTLRPSVLDPAGVAVQSGLVQLGYDNVEQVRIGKYIELTIISTDETKARQNLNSICDQMLANPVIENYRFDLIEVETQTGVF
- the purQ gene encoding phosphoribosylformylglycinamidine synthase subunit PurQ, which produces MTKFGVLVFPGSNCDRDVAYVTRDLLEQPTRMIWHQETDIADVDVVVIPGGFSYGDYLRCGAIARFSPVMQQVIGHAQKGKFVIGICNGFQVLTEAGLLPGALTRNRDLHFICDRLPLKVERTNLPWTQAYSTGEIITVPIAHGEGRFYADAVTLTEIEDHEQVVFRYEGDNPNGSLNNIAGICNRQGNVLGMMPHPERASDTILGGSDGLRLFQGLLEIWV
- a CDS encoding Uma2 family endonuclease — translated: MQNTETTLKLRLWTVEEYHRMAEAGIFGGDERVELLAGKIIWMSAKGTAHRSAVARTDRLLQNSLRNLALICVQDPVKLNERSEPEPDIAVVKVDPLDYADHHPTPGEIYLIIEVADSSLKVDCETKAQAYSQAGIRDYWVLDVVNRQLHIFREPTEDGYQNEIILGENGTISPLQFPDLQIAIFDMLPLNLN
- a CDS encoding Uma2 family endonuclease produces the protein MQNTETTLKLRLWTVDEYHRMAEAGIFGGDERVELLTGKIIWMSAKGTAHRSAVGRTDYLLKNRLGDRAWVSIQDPVKLNERSEPEPDIAVVKVDPLDYADHHPTPGEIYLIIEVADSSLKVDCETKAQAYSQAGIRDYWVLDVVNRQLHIFREPTEDGYQNEMILGENGTISPLQFPDLQIAIFDMLPLVSKL